DNA from Chrysemys picta bellii isolate R12L10 chromosome 13, ASM1138683v2, whole genome shotgun sequence:
gcagggctgggagccaggacttctctGGCTTCAGGAGGGAAGGGGTATCCGGTGAAGCAGTCTCTTACCCATTTGCCAGGGCGCTGCCCACACGTGCACAGCACCATCTCCTGACACTGTCAGGACGCGGGCAGCAGCCGGGCTCACGGCAGCACCACACACCGGGGCACTGTGCCCCACCAATGCCCGCGGGCGGCCGAactgcaggcaggagagagaagttagtgggggaggggcagccagtgccctggggcagggtccccatggggggggggaggggaatagccCCCGGGTCCCATCTCACTTCCAGGGGGCTCCAGAGCTGCACCCGCCCGTCGCATCCAGCCGTGGCCACCACAAAATCGCCGTATGCAGGAGAAGAGCGACACGGAGAGATGGGcactgggggagagcagggggcactgggggtcAGACCCGCACCGGGGGAGTGGGGGAGCGGCAGTGCCTGCTCACTGGCTCCCACAAAACCAGCGCCCTGGTTCACCAGCCCGGGGTGCGCCGGGAAGCGGGTCAGCTCCACGCCCAGCATGTCCCATGCTGCCAGCGTCCCATCGCAGACCACCGCCAGCACGCGCCCAGCCTGCgctgaggagggggtgagggatggtgCCAGTGCCCAAGGTGCTCCCCCATGCCTGGCACCGTGCCCCCCCCCTCAGGTATGTACCATGGCCAAGACAGCACTGACAGGGCCGCAGTGGGGTAGGAACTCGCGGAGCCGCTGGCCGGTTGCCGGGTCCCAGAGCCGCACAGTGCCATTGCTGGAGCAGGACAGCTgcgggggcagaggaaggggacaagtcagggaggagctgccccccccgcctccctcccaacTACCCCCCCACTCACCAGCAGGGGCCCGACCCAAACGCAGCCGCTGAGCTAGTCGCGGTGGCAGAAGGGGAGCGAGCGCCAGAGGGGGGAGGCTCCCGCTGTGGGGCCCCCCACGTCCCAGCACAACAGGGTCTGCGGGGAAACGGGCTGGTTAGACGAGCAGATACAGCAGgtctgctccccccacctcccaatgcCCATCTCACAGCATGGCTGCCCCACGCCTGCCCCAcaccgccccctagtgcccatttcACAGCACAGCCGACCCACGCCTGCCCTAcaccgccccctagtgcccaaCACACCAcaccgccccctagtgcccatctcACAGCACGGCCGGCCCACACTTCCCCCTAGTGCCCATCTCACAGCACAGCCGCCCCACACCGCCCTCTAGTGCCCAACACACCGCACTGccgccccacactgccccctagtgcccaacACACCGCACTGCTGCCCCACACCATCCCCTAGTGCCCATCTCCCAGCATGGCTGCCCCACgcctgccccacactgccccctagtgcccatctcACAGCGCAGCCGGCCCAcaccgccccctagtgcccatctcACCGCATTGCTGCCCCACAACCACCCCTAGTGCCCATCTCACAGCATGGCTGCCCCACgcctgccccacactgccccctagtgcccatctcACAGCATGGCTGCCCCACgcctgccccacactgccccctagtgcccatctcACAGCGCGGCCGGCCCAcaccgccccctagtgcccaaCACACCGCACTGCCGCCCCACACCACCCGCTAGTGCCCAACACACCGCACTGCTGCCCCACACCATCCCCTAGTGCCCATCTCCCTGCATGGCTGCCCCACgcctgccccacactgccccctagtgcccatctcACAGCACGGCCGGCCCACACTTCCCCCTAGTGCCCATCTCACAGCACAGCCGCCCCACACCGCCCTCTAGTGCCCAACACACCGCACTGccgccccacactgccccctagtgcccaacACACCGCACTGCTGCCCCACACCATCCCCTAGTGCCCATCTCCCAGCATGGCTGCCCCACgcctgccccacactgccccctagtgcccatctcACAGCACGGCCGGCCCACACTTCCCCCTAGTGCCCATCTCACAGCACAGCCGCCCCACACCGCCCTCTAGTGCCCAACACACCGCACTGccgccccacactgccccctagtACCCAACACACCGCACTGCTGCCCCACACCATCCCCTAGTGCCCATCTCCCAGCATGGCTGCCCCACgcctgccccacactgccccctagtgcccatctcACAGCATGGCTGCCCCACGCCTGCCCCGCAtggccccctagtgcccatctcACAGCGCGGCCGGCCCAcaccgccccctagtgcccatctcACCGCATTGCTGCCCCACAACCACCCCTAGTGCCCATCTCACAGCATGGCTGCCCCACgcctgccccacactgccccctagtgcccatctcACAGCATGGCTGCCCCACgcctgccccacactgccccGTAGTGCCCATCTCACAGCGCGGCCGGCCCAcaccgccccctagtgcccaaCACACCGCACTGCCGCCCCACACCACCCGCTAGTGCCCATCTCACAGCACAGCCACCCCTcaccgccccctagtgcccaaCACACCGCAATGccgccccacactgccccctagtgcccatctcACAGCATGGCTGCCCCACACCACCCCCTAGTGCCCATCTCACAGCACAGCCGCCCCACACAGCCACCTAGTGCCCAACACACCGCACGCCTGCCCCAcaccgccccctagtgcccaaCACACCGCACTGCCGCCCCACACTACCCCCTAGTGCCCATCTCACAGCACAGCCACCCCAcaccgccccctagtgcccaaCACACCGCACGGCTGCCCAacactgccccctagtgcccatctcacagcacacacacccctcaccttGTTCCTGCCCCCCATGGCAAGGTGCCGGCCGTTGGGGCTGAAGGCGCAGCAGGTGACAGCGGCCGCGTGGCCCTGCAGGACGGccaggggggctggggaagggtctGGGAGGGCCCGTCTCAGTGTCTCGGCCAGCCACAGACAGATGGTGAAATCCTCTGGAGGCAG
Protein-coding regions in this window:
- the LOC135975265 gene encoding telomerase protein component 1-like, with the protein product MACPLWELRGHKRAVLGLAASSQLLASASEDFTICLWLAETLRRALPDPSPAPLAVLQGHAAAVTCCAFSPNGRHLAMGGRNKTLLCWDVGGPTAGASPLWRSLPFCHRD